In Raphanus sativus cultivar WK10039 chromosome 5, ASM80110v3, whole genome shotgun sequence, the following proteins share a genomic window:
- the LOC108861092 gene encoding defensin-like protein 311, with the protein MEKISAFFVIFFLVSLCMVTVTVGDICHTDQDCIDIGIPRCKRTGKMPICYDGYCSCFPRRRPAASTTAPSTSNS; encoded by the exons ATGGAGAAAATTTCAGCATTTTTCGtcatcttcttccttgtctCGTTGT GCATGGTAACAGTAACGGTTGGAGATATATGTCATACGGACCAAGACTGCATAGACATTGGGATTCCAAGATGTAAGCGCACTGGGAAGATGCCAATCTGCTACGATGGCTATTGTAGCTGTTTCCCTAGAAGGCGTCCTGCGGCTTCCACCACTGCTCCATCAACCTCCAACTCTTGA
- the LOC108863017 gene encoding uncharacterized protein LOC108863017: MRSAYSTTKGLFIFLLVVVEASLCLSFEKEDHSGNEIVEPLKDIMEASRRGVLLWRRQMIMPQRRPKELRNRVKLNNLAPRVGPQVIVDIRWDKTNESDGSYSANVTISNYFKDSELIRRWRLAWLWGSKETLLSTLGVKGTQHGSVFLGEDDYAYCLNNVTFAGDNCIDGVVPLRLRKADIIARRSTSFQITVSYSDRGEHAPPDVGLEYEHECDGWDIGYEHECDKWEIGYEYEHEFDTGEGATNDRNTWRTTCILSIAEANKFDEIHEEL, encoded by the exons ATGCGTAGTGCATATTCAACAACGAAAGGGCTATTTATCTTTCTCTTAGTTGTGGTGGAGGCTTCATTGTGTCTATCGTTCGAGAAAGAAGATCATTCTGGTAATGAGATTGTGGAGCCTCTGAAAGATATAATGGAGGCATCTCGTCGGGGCGTTTTACTATGGCGCAGACAGATGATAATGCCACAGAGGAGGCCTAAGGAGTTGAGAAATCGAGTCAAATTGAATAACCTTGCTCCTAGAG TGGGTCCACAAGTGATTGTGGATATAAGATGGGACAAAACGAATGAAAGTGATGGTAGTTACTCAGCTAATGTCACAATCTCCAACTACTTCAAGGATAGTGAACTTATAAGGCGATGGAGATTAGCGTGGTTATGGGGCAGCAAAGAAACCCTATTGAGTACTTTGGGTGTTAAAGGCACACAACATGGCTCCGTTTTTTTAGGTGAAGATGACTACGCGTACTGCTTGAACAACGTGACCTTTGCGGGTGATAACTGCATAGACGGTGTGGTTCCTCTGCGGTTAAGAAAAGCTGACATTATTGCGAGAAGGTCAACTTCATTTCAGATTACTGTTAGCTATTCTGATAGAGGAGAACATGCGCCGCCCGATGTAGGGTTGGAATACGAACATGAATGTGATGGATGGGATATAGGGTATGAACATGAATGTGATAAATGGGAGATAGGGTATGAATACGAACATGAATTTGATACAGGGGAGGGAGCAACTAATGATCGGA ATACATGGAGGACGACTTGCATTCTCTCCATAGCCGAAGCTAACAAGTTCGACGAGATTCACGAAGAATTATGA
- the LOC108863013 gene encoding kinesin-like protein KIN-7O isoform X2 — MERIHVSVRSRPLSTEDAKTSPWKISSDSIFMPNHSSLSFEFDKIFREDCKTVQVYEARTKDIVSAAVRGFNGTVFAYGQTNSGKTHTMRGSPTEQGVIPLAVHDIFETIYQDASREFLLRMSYLEIYNEDINDLLAPEHRKLQIHENLEKGIFVAGLREEIVASPQQVLEMMEFGESHRHIAETNMNVHSSRSHTIFRMIIESRQKTQDEGVGNACDAVRVSVLNLVDLAGSERASKTGAEGVRLKEGSHINKSLMTLGTVIKKLSEGVEHQGGHVPYRDSKLTRILQPALGGNANTAIICNITLAPIHADETKSTLQFASRALRVTNCAHVNEILTDAALLKRQKKEIEELRSKLKASHSDHSDEEILNLRNTLLKSELERERIALELEEEKKAQAQREKVLQEQAKKIENLSSIVLFSNRDEKREQDQFKKGKRRDTWCTGHLSRDSTSEVQSHVLSRGSSLKSERSERETGPLLPFAELLENELLYSISEQDENNINETLEDSALPDPCALVHVTSRKKASSIRQKTPVESESDRIGREYEDLFLQYETERITNEIQLEYLKAKLGEKDLSGEATCKHLDCQAVGNVHHEESDIHLRNPEDILLIKQLQEKINMLETEKSSSKQNLDDATEQNICAKQKIAEIQEEIHAAREESQIAREQLVSKESEVIHVLNENFDSLVNVATEVEVLASEFQKFKASLETVSLVMDESLQDFAFFSPLIHEFTLFMRQSFEQHASLISSYQNVESCLKQKVLDIGNEKVLLQEQCSCLESQIEELNQEAQKHGTSLMMLSEQNESERSDLLSHIECLEKDIASLSTTSLAKEKENLRKDFEKTKTKLKDTESKLRNVMQDKTKLEAEKASAERELKRLHSQTAILERDISKQESFAGKRQDERNANQSLQEEFHNLEALAFEMETTIASLEEELAAERGEKEELLCRSEGLDSEVTALTEKLEQSNTQLEQLQIDITEFKARLESSSSDQQQLETNAKQLLEEKEELAMHLANSLLEMEEEKAIWSSKEKALTDAMEEKMRLYNIKIESLSTEMAEAKRELESCRLECIILADKLKCSEENAKQEKECSMEKSLEIDRLGNELQSAHAVSKQSQEVLKSDIDALKSELQRACEMSETLQRELDYVTSERQTLLSRIEEIKKEVASSNSLQDAKADNKEKAKLKMRLMGTQARLDAKSIRHKQAVKESEVMNRKFQEASAMLKEKLASKALEVIDLKKQLSASVPSRTM; from the exons ATGGAGCGAATACACGTCTCAGTCAGATCTCGTCCCCTTTCGACGGAGGACGCTAAGACGAGCCCATGGAAGATCTCTTCGGACTCGATTTTCATGCCCAATCACTCTTCTCTCTCCTTCGAGTTTG ATAAGATATTCAGGGAAGATTGTAAAACTGTTCAAGTATACGAAGCACGGACGAAGGATATAGTCTCTGCTGCCGTTCGCGGATTCAACG GGACTGTGTTTGCCTATGGGCAAACTAACAGTGGCAAAACGCATACGATGCGAGGCTCACCAACTGAACAAGGAGtcatccctcttgctgttcatGATATATTTGAGACTATATATCAG GATGCAAGCAGGGAGTTTCTATTGCGTATGTCTTACCTTGAGATTTATAACGAAGATATAAACGATCTCTTGGCTCCTGAACACCGCAAACTCCAGATTCATGAGAATCTAGAG AAAGGAATATTTGTGGCTGGACTACGAGAAGAAATTGTTGCTTCCCCTCAACAAGTCCTTGAAATGATGGAATTTGGAGAAT CTCATCGACATATTGCGGAGACGAACATGAATGTTCACAGTAGCCGATCTCACACTATTTTCCGCAtg ATTATAGAAAGTAGACAGAAGACGCAAGATGAAGGTGTTGGAAATGCCTGTGATGCAGTCCGTGTTTCTGTTCTG AATTTGGTGGATCTAGCTGGCTCCGAACGGGCTTCCAAAACCGGTGCAGAAGGTGTTAGGCTGAAGGAAGGCTCACATATAAATAAGAGCTTGATGACACTCGGGACTGTAATTAAAAAACTGAGTGAAGGAGTTGAACATCAAGG TGGTCATGTTCCGTACCGGGACAGCAAGCTTACAAGGATCTTGCAACCCGCTTTAggtggaaatgcaaatacagcTATCATATGCAATATAACACTTGCACCA ATCCATGCAGATGAAACGAAGAGCACTCTTCAGTTTGCTAGCCGAGCACTACGTGTCACTAATTGTGCACATGTCAACGAG ATATTGACTGATGCTGCTTTGTTAAAGCGCCAAAAGAAGGAAATAGAGGAGCTCAGATCCAAACTAAAG GCTTCTCACTCTGACCATTCGGACGAAGAGATTCTTAACTTGCGCAACACCTTGTTGAAG TCTGAATTAGAAAGAGAGCGTATAGCACTCGAATTAGAAGAGGAGAAAAAGGCACAAGCTCAGAGGGAAAAAGTTTTGCAAGAGCAAGCAAAGAAAATTGAGAACTTGAGTTCAATAGTTCTCTTTTCGAATAGAGACGAGAAGCGTGAGCAGGATCAGTTTAAGAag GGAAAGAGGAGGGATACATGGTGTACTGGTCACCTTTCACGGGACTCCACATCAGAG GTTCAGTCTCATGTCTTGTCAAGGGGATCCTCTCTTAAATCTGAAAGATCCGAGCGTGAGACAGGCCCACTACTTCCATTTGCGGAACTGTTAGAAAACGAACTCTTATATAGCATCAGCGAGCAAGATGAAAATAACATCAATGAAACCCTTGAAGATTCTGCACTTCCAGATCCATGTGCTTTAGTGCATGTGACTAGCAGAAAGAAAGCATCATCAATCAGGCAGAAAACTCCC GTTGAAAGCGAGTCAGACAGAATTGGAAGGGAGTATGAGGATCTTTTCTTGCAATATGAAACTGAG AGAATCACCAACGAAATACAACTTGAGTACCTTAAGGCAAAGTTGGGCGAAAAAGATTTATCTGGTGAAGCAACATGCAAGCATTTAGATTGCCAAGCCGTTGGTAATGTACATCATGAGGAaagtgatattcatcttaggaATCCAGAAGATATTCTTCTCATTAAGCAACTTCAAGAGAAG ATAAACATGCTGGAAACTGAGAAGTCTTCAAGCAAGCAAAATCTTGATGATGCTACTGAGCAGAATATATGTGCCAAGCAAAAAATTGCTGAG ATTCAAGAAGAGATTCATGCTGCTAGAGAAGAGTCCCAGATTGCTCGTGAACAACTTGTGTCCAAGGAGTCTGAAGTCATTCATGTGCTTAAT GAGAATTTTGACTCTCTGGTCAACGTTGCAACAGAAGTTGAAGTCTTAGCATCTgagtttcaaaaatttaaagcaTCGTTGGAAACGGTATCGTTAGTTATGGATGAGAGTCTCCAAGATTTTGCTTTCTTCTCTCCGTTGATACAT GAGTTCACATTGTTTATGCGCCAAAGTTTTGAGCAGCATGCTTCACTTATCAGCAGCTATCAAAATGTTGAATCTTGTCTTAAACAAAAAGTTCTTGACATCGGGAATGAGAAG GTTCTTTTGCAAGAGCAGTGTTCTTGTCTTGAGAGCCAAATAGAAGAACTAAATCAGGAAGCCCAAAAGCATGGAACTTCCTTAATG ATGCTCTCAGAACAAAATGAGTCGGAAAGGTCGGATCTCCTCTCTCACATAGAATGTCTTGAGAAGGATATAGCGAGTCTGTCAACCACTTCTCTGGCCAAAGAGAAGGAAAATCTAAGAAAAGATTTTGAGAAGACGAAAACAAAGCTAAAAGATACTGAATCCAAGCTCAGGAATGTCATGCAGGATAAAACCAAGCTAGAG GCCGAGAAAGCATCTGCTGAGAGAGAGTTAAAACGCTTGCATAGCCAAACTGCCATCCTCGAGAGAGATATCAGCAAACAGGAGTCCTTTGCCGGTAAAAGACAAGATGAGAGAAATGCAAACCAGTCGTTGCAG GAAGAATTTCACAACCTTGAAGCGCTTGCTTTTGAGATGGAAACAACAATTGCTTCACTGGAGGAGGAACTCGCTGCTGAACGTGGAGAAAAAGAGGAGTTGCTATGTAGAAGCGAGGGTTTAGATTCAGAAGTCACAGCTCTGACAGAGAAGCTGGAGCAATCAAATACCCAATTAGAACAGCTGCAAATAGATATCACGGAGTTT AAAGCGAGACTCGAAAGCTCATCTTCTGATCAGCAACAACTGGAAACCAATGCGAAACAGTTGcttgaagagaaagaagagctAGCAATG CACCTAGCGAACTCACTTTTagagatggaggaggagaaaGCAATATGGAGCTCGAAAGAAAAAGCTTTGACAGATGCCATGGAGGAAAAGATGAGActgtataatataaaaatagagTCACTATCTACAGAAATGGCAGAG GCAAAGAGGGAACTGGAATCTTGTCGACTTGAATGTATCATCCTTGCTGATAAGCTAAAATGTTCTGAGGAAAATGCTAAGCAGGAAAAAGAATGCAG CATGGAGAAGTCTTTGGAGATTGATAGACTTGGGAATGAACTTCAATCAGCTCATGCCGTGAGTAAACAATCTCAAGAG GTACTCAAGTCTGATATCGACGCTCTGAAGTCCGAACTTCAACGTGCTTGCGAGATGTCTGAAACACTTCAGAGAGAGCTTGATTATGTCACAAGTGAGCGCCAGACTTTGCTATCTCGCATAGAAGAGATTAAGAAGGAAGTGGCTTCATCAAATAGTTTGCAG GATGCAAAAGCAGACAACAAGGAGAAGGCAAAGCTAAAAATGAGACTGATGGGGACGCAAGCACGCTTAGATGCAAAATCTATAAGGCACAAGCAGGCTGTGAAAGAATCAGAAGTTATGAACAGGAAGTTCCAAGAAGCATCTGCAATGCTAAAGGAGAAGTTAGCATCGAAAGCACTAGAAGTCATCGACCTTAAGAAGCAGCTCTCTGCTTCTGTTCCTTCAAGAACAATGTAA
- the LOC108856172 gene encoding E3 ubiquitin-protein ligase makorin, translated as MSDRILCKFFVHGSCLKGENCEYSHDSKHHANNVCTFYQKGICSYGTRCRYEHVRTSQHKGDHGDNKPLNLCYTHPREHPICSFAAAGDCPRGSQCPHMHGDICSTCGKKCLHPFRPEEREEHTKECQKKQKHMEALKKSQDIECSVCLDRVLSKATPGERKFGLLTECHHPFCIQCIRNWRSSAPVSGMDVNSTLRACPICRKLSYFVVPSVVWYSTPEEKKEIIDIYKAKLRSIDCKHFNFGNGNCPFGGSCFYKHAYSDGNLEEAVIRHLGSQEGETAIADSVAGLSEFLGRVQF; from the exons ATGTCCGACAG GATACTCTGCAAGTTCTTTGTCCATGGCTCGTGTTTAAAAGGAGAAAACTGTGAATACTCTCATGACTCCAAGCACCATGCCAATAAT GTTTGCACATTCTATCAGAAAGGGATATGTTCATACGGAACTAGATGTAGATACGAACATGTCAGAACCTCTCAACACAAAGGAGATCACGGTGACAACAAACCCCTTAACCTCTGTTACACCCACCCGAGAGAACACCCAATCTGCTCCTTCGCTGCTGCTGGAGATTGCCCGCGAGGCAGCCAGTGTCCGCACATGCACGGAGACATCTGCAGCACCTGCGGGAAGAAGTGTTTGCATCCTTTCAGACCCGAGGAGCGAGAGGAGCACACGAAAGAATGCCAGAAGAAGCAGAAACACATGGAAGCTCTGAAGAAGAGTCAAGACATCGAGTGTAGCGTCTGTCTGGATCGTGTTCTGTCGAAAGCCACTCCAGGGGAGAGGAAGTTTGGGCTGTTGACGGAGTGCCATCATCCCTTTTGCATACAGTGTATTCGTAACTGGCGAAGCAGTGCTCCTGTTTCGGGGATGGATGTGAACAGCACGCTGAGAGCTTGTCCTATATGTCGCAAGCTGTCGTATTTCGTTGTGCCGAGTGTTGTCTGGTACTCTACTCctgaagagaagaaggagatcATTGACATATACAAGGCGAAACTCAG GTCTATTGACTGCAAGCACTTCAACTTTGGAAATGGAAACTGCCCCTTTGGAGGAAGTTGTTTCTACAAG CATGCATATTCTGATGGTAACTTGGAAGAAGCTGTTATACGACATCTTGGTTCTCAAGAAGGAGAAACTGCAATAGCAGACAGTGTGGCTGG gCTATCAGAGTTCCTTGGTCGCGTGCAGTTTTAA
- the LOC108863014 gene encoding DNA repair protein recA homolog 2, mitochondrial has product MGRRLSLTTSIQRVRFFSYLSQHNARKGVFACSSYGSHYLSSLAEASDCELDESPDDTKVTEKDTNLRSALSQLSVSGVFDEDSKLWLQRFSRTRRVSVISTGSLNLDLALGVGGLPKGRMVEVYGKEASGKTTLALHIIKEAQKLGGYCAYLDVENALDPKLAESIGVNTEELLISRPDSAENMLSIVDVLTKCGSVDVIVVDSVAALVPQCEVGVPLGDRYRDRQSVIMTQALRKIHYSVASSRTLIVFLNQVRSHAKSNMRFPHSEEVTCGGNALRFQAAIRLKMIRTGLIKTDNEVSGLNVCVEVVKNKLTPGKKKSELGIHFGRGFYVEREVLELGCEHGVIAREGNSHLIEGEVVDGKDAAEKYLLENKEVLDTVINTLRKQLF; this is encoded by the exons ATGGGTCGTCGACTCTCATTAACCACTTCGATTCAGCGAGTCCGCTTCTTCTCCTACTTATCTCAG CATAATGCAAGAAAAGGTGTGTTCGCTTGCTCTAGCTATGGAAGTCATTATCTGTCGTCTTTAG CTGAAGCTTCAGACTGTGAGCTTGACGAATCTCCAGATGATACCAAAGTGACGGAGAAAGACACTAATCTACGTTCTGCGTTATCACAGCTTTCGGTGTCAGGTGTTTTTGATGAAGACTCTAAGCTGTGGTTGCAACGCTTCTCCAGAACAAGGAGAGTTTCTGTCATATCTACCGGTTCACTCAACCTTGATCTAGCTCTAGGTGTTGGAGGCTTGCCAAag GGAAGAATGGTTGAGGTTTATGGAAAAGAAGCTTCTGGAAAGACAACTCTAGCTCTTCACATCATCAAAGAAGCTCAAAAGCTTGGAGGCTATTGCGCTTACCTTGATGTGGAGAATGCCTTGGATCCTAAACTAGCAGAGTCAATAGGTGTGAACACGGAAGAGCTTCTAATATCAAGACCTGATTCTGCTGAAAACATGCTGAGTATTGTCGATGTGTTAACCAAGTGTGGATCAGTAGACGTCATTGTGGTTGATAGT GTTGCTGCTCTTGTCCCTCAATGTGAAGTTGGTGTTCCTCTAGGGGATAGATACAGAGACAGACAATCAGTAATAATGACACAGGCGCTTAGGAAAATACACTATTCAGTTGCTAGTTCTCGGACGCTGATTGTTTTTCTTAATCAG GTCAGGTCACATGCCAAGTCTAACATGCGTTTCCCACATTCTGAAGAAGTGACTTGTGGGGGAAACGCATTGCGGTTTCAGGCAGCTATACGTCTCAAAATGATAAGAACAGGGCTGATAAAAACTGACAATGAG GTAAGTGGTCTGAACGTGTGCGTGGAAGTGGTGAAAAACAAACTGACGCCagggaaaaaaaaatctgaattgGGGATTCACTTTGGTCGTGGCTTCTACGTGGAGCGTGAGGTGTTAGAATTGGGTTGTGAGCATGGAGTTATTGCAAGAGAAGGTAATAGCCATTTGATTGAAGGCGAGGTTGTTGATGGCAAAGACGCAGCTGAAAAGTACCTGCTGGAAAATAAGGAGGTTCTTGATACCGTCATCAATACCCTGAGGAAGCAGCTCTTCTAG
- the LOC108863013 gene encoding kinesin-like protein KIN-7O isoform X1, translating to MERIHVSVRSRPLSTEDAKTSPWKISSDSIFMPNHSSLSFEFDKIFREDCKTVQVYEARTKDIVSAAVRGFNGTVFAYGQTNSGKTHTMRGSPTEQGVIPLAVHDIFETIYQDASREFLLRMSYLEIYNEDINDLLAPEHRKLQIHENLEKGIFVAGLREEIVASPQQVLEMMEFGESHRHIAETNMNVHSSRSHTIFRMIIESRQKTQDEGVGNACDAVRVSVLNLVDLAGSERASKTGAEGVRLKEGSHINKSLMTLGTVIKKLSEGVEHQGGHVPYRDSKLTRILQPALGGNANTAIICNITLAPIHADETKSTLQFASRALRVTNCAHVNEILTDAALLKRQKKEIEELRSKLKASHSDHSDEEILNLRNTLLKSELERERIALELEEEKKAQAQREKVLQEQAKKIENLSSIVLFSNRDEKREQDQFKKGKRRDTWCTGHLSRDSTSEVQSHVLSRGSSLKSERSERETGPLLPFAELLENELLYSISEQDENNINETLEDSALPDPCALVHVTSRKKASSIRQKTPVVVESESDRIGREYEDLFLQYETERITNEIQLEYLKAKLGEKDLSGEATCKHLDCQAVGNVHHEESDIHLRNPEDILLIKQLQEKINMLETEKSSSKQNLDDATEQNICAKQKIAEIQEEIHAAREESQIAREQLVSKESEVIHVLNENFDSLVNVATEVEVLASEFQKFKASLETVSLVMDESLQDFAFFSPLIHEFTLFMRQSFEQHASLISSYQNVESCLKQKVLDIGNEKVLLQEQCSCLESQIEELNQEAQKHGTSLMMLSEQNESERSDLLSHIECLEKDIASLSTTSLAKEKENLRKDFEKTKTKLKDTESKLRNVMQDKTKLEAEKASAERELKRLHSQTAILERDISKQESFAGKRQDERNANQSLQEEFHNLEALAFEMETTIASLEEELAAERGEKEELLCRSEGLDSEVTALTEKLEQSNTQLEQLQIDITEFKARLESSSSDQQQLETNAKQLLEEKEELAMHLANSLLEMEEEKAIWSSKEKALTDAMEEKMRLYNIKIESLSTEMAEAKRELESCRLECIILADKLKCSEENAKQEKECSMEKSLEIDRLGNELQSAHAVSKQSQEVLKSDIDALKSELQRACEMSETLQRELDYVTSERQTLLSRIEEIKKEVASSNSLQDAKADNKEKAKLKMRLMGTQARLDAKSIRHKQAVKESEVMNRKFQEASAMLKEKLASKALEVIDLKKQLSASVPSRTM from the exons ATGGAGCGAATACACGTCTCAGTCAGATCTCGTCCCCTTTCGACGGAGGACGCTAAGACGAGCCCATGGAAGATCTCTTCGGACTCGATTTTCATGCCCAATCACTCTTCTCTCTCCTTCGAGTTTG ATAAGATATTCAGGGAAGATTGTAAAACTGTTCAAGTATACGAAGCACGGACGAAGGATATAGTCTCTGCTGCCGTTCGCGGATTCAACG GGACTGTGTTTGCCTATGGGCAAACTAACAGTGGCAAAACGCATACGATGCGAGGCTCACCAACTGAACAAGGAGtcatccctcttgctgttcatGATATATTTGAGACTATATATCAG GATGCAAGCAGGGAGTTTCTATTGCGTATGTCTTACCTTGAGATTTATAACGAAGATATAAACGATCTCTTGGCTCCTGAACACCGCAAACTCCAGATTCATGAGAATCTAGAG AAAGGAATATTTGTGGCTGGACTACGAGAAGAAATTGTTGCTTCCCCTCAACAAGTCCTTGAAATGATGGAATTTGGAGAAT CTCATCGACATATTGCGGAGACGAACATGAATGTTCACAGTAGCCGATCTCACACTATTTTCCGCAtg ATTATAGAAAGTAGACAGAAGACGCAAGATGAAGGTGTTGGAAATGCCTGTGATGCAGTCCGTGTTTCTGTTCTG AATTTGGTGGATCTAGCTGGCTCCGAACGGGCTTCCAAAACCGGTGCAGAAGGTGTTAGGCTGAAGGAAGGCTCACATATAAATAAGAGCTTGATGACACTCGGGACTGTAATTAAAAAACTGAGTGAAGGAGTTGAACATCAAGG TGGTCATGTTCCGTACCGGGACAGCAAGCTTACAAGGATCTTGCAACCCGCTTTAggtggaaatgcaaatacagcTATCATATGCAATATAACACTTGCACCA ATCCATGCAGATGAAACGAAGAGCACTCTTCAGTTTGCTAGCCGAGCACTACGTGTCACTAATTGTGCACATGTCAACGAG ATATTGACTGATGCTGCTTTGTTAAAGCGCCAAAAGAAGGAAATAGAGGAGCTCAGATCCAAACTAAAG GCTTCTCACTCTGACCATTCGGACGAAGAGATTCTTAACTTGCGCAACACCTTGTTGAAG TCTGAATTAGAAAGAGAGCGTATAGCACTCGAATTAGAAGAGGAGAAAAAGGCACAAGCTCAGAGGGAAAAAGTTTTGCAAGAGCAAGCAAAGAAAATTGAGAACTTGAGTTCAATAGTTCTCTTTTCGAATAGAGACGAGAAGCGTGAGCAGGATCAGTTTAAGAag GGAAAGAGGAGGGATACATGGTGTACTGGTCACCTTTCACGGGACTCCACATCAGAG GTTCAGTCTCATGTCTTGTCAAGGGGATCCTCTCTTAAATCTGAAAGATCCGAGCGTGAGACAGGCCCACTACTTCCATTTGCGGAACTGTTAGAAAACGAACTCTTATATAGCATCAGCGAGCAAGATGAAAATAACATCAATGAAACCCTTGAAGATTCTGCACTTCCAGATCCATGTGCTTTAGTGCATGTGACTAGCAGAAAGAAAGCATCATCAATCAGGCAGAAAACTCCCGTAGTG GTTGAAAGCGAGTCAGACAGAATTGGAAGGGAGTATGAGGATCTTTTCTTGCAATATGAAACTGAG AGAATCACCAACGAAATACAACTTGAGTACCTTAAGGCAAAGTTGGGCGAAAAAGATTTATCTGGTGAAGCAACATGCAAGCATTTAGATTGCCAAGCCGTTGGTAATGTACATCATGAGGAaagtgatattcatcttaggaATCCAGAAGATATTCTTCTCATTAAGCAACTTCAAGAGAAG ATAAACATGCTGGAAACTGAGAAGTCTTCAAGCAAGCAAAATCTTGATGATGCTACTGAGCAGAATATATGTGCCAAGCAAAAAATTGCTGAG ATTCAAGAAGAGATTCATGCTGCTAGAGAAGAGTCCCAGATTGCTCGTGAACAACTTGTGTCCAAGGAGTCTGAAGTCATTCATGTGCTTAAT GAGAATTTTGACTCTCTGGTCAACGTTGCAACAGAAGTTGAAGTCTTAGCATCTgagtttcaaaaatttaaagcaTCGTTGGAAACGGTATCGTTAGTTATGGATGAGAGTCTCCAAGATTTTGCTTTCTTCTCTCCGTTGATACAT GAGTTCACATTGTTTATGCGCCAAAGTTTTGAGCAGCATGCTTCACTTATCAGCAGCTATCAAAATGTTGAATCTTGTCTTAAACAAAAAGTTCTTGACATCGGGAATGAGAAG GTTCTTTTGCAAGAGCAGTGTTCTTGTCTTGAGAGCCAAATAGAAGAACTAAATCAGGAAGCCCAAAAGCATGGAACTTCCTTAATG ATGCTCTCAGAACAAAATGAGTCGGAAAGGTCGGATCTCCTCTCTCACATAGAATGTCTTGAGAAGGATATAGCGAGTCTGTCAACCACTTCTCTGGCCAAAGAGAAGGAAAATCTAAGAAAAGATTTTGAGAAGACGAAAACAAAGCTAAAAGATACTGAATCCAAGCTCAGGAATGTCATGCAGGATAAAACCAAGCTAGAG GCCGAGAAAGCATCTGCTGAGAGAGAGTTAAAACGCTTGCATAGCCAAACTGCCATCCTCGAGAGAGATATCAGCAAACAGGAGTCCTTTGCCGGTAAAAGACAAGATGAGAGAAATGCAAACCAGTCGTTGCAG GAAGAATTTCACAACCTTGAAGCGCTTGCTTTTGAGATGGAAACAACAATTGCTTCACTGGAGGAGGAACTCGCTGCTGAACGTGGAGAAAAAGAGGAGTTGCTATGTAGAAGCGAGGGTTTAGATTCAGAAGTCACAGCTCTGACAGAGAAGCTGGAGCAATCAAATACCCAATTAGAACAGCTGCAAATAGATATCACGGAGTTT AAAGCGAGACTCGAAAGCTCATCTTCTGATCAGCAACAACTGGAAACCAATGCGAAACAGTTGcttgaagagaaagaagagctAGCAATG CACCTAGCGAACTCACTTTTagagatggaggaggagaaaGCAATATGGAGCTCGAAAGAAAAAGCTTTGACAGATGCCATGGAGGAAAAGATGAGActgtataatataaaaatagagTCACTATCTACAGAAATGGCAGAG GCAAAGAGGGAACTGGAATCTTGTCGACTTGAATGTATCATCCTTGCTGATAAGCTAAAATGTTCTGAGGAAAATGCTAAGCAGGAAAAAGAATGCAG CATGGAGAAGTCTTTGGAGATTGATAGACTTGGGAATGAACTTCAATCAGCTCATGCCGTGAGTAAACAATCTCAAGAG GTACTCAAGTCTGATATCGACGCTCTGAAGTCCGAACTTCAACGTGCTTGCGAGATGTCTGAAACACTTCAGAGAGAGCTTGATTATGTCACAAGTGAGCGCCAGACTTTGCTATCTCGCATAGAAGAGATTAAGAAGGAAGTGGCTTCATCAAATAGTTTGCAG GATGCAAAAGCAGACAACAAGGAGAAGGCAAAGCTAAAAATGAGACTGATGGGGACGCAAGCACGCTTAGATGCAAAATCTATAAGGCACAAGCAGGCTGTGAAAGAATCAGAAGTTATGAACAGGAAGTTCCAAGAAGCATCTGCAATGCTAAAGGAGAAGTTAGCATCGAAAGCACTAGAAGTCATCGACCTTAAGAAGCAGCTCTCTGCTTCTGTTCCTTCAAGAACAATGTAA